One Peromyscus leucopus breed LL Stock chromosome 4, UCI_PerLeu_2.1, whole genome shotgun sequence genomic region harbors:
- the Tbc1d20 gene encoding TBC1 domain family member 20 isoform X1 yields the protein MALRSSKGDGSAGSWNRGTGKADFNAKRKKKVAEIHQALNSDPTDVAALRRMAISEGGLLTDEIRCQVWPKLLNVNSNEPAPESRKDLRHMSKDYQQVLLDVRRSLRRFPPGMPDEQREGLQEELIDIILLILDRNPQLHYYQGYHDIVVTFLLVVGERLATSLVEKLSTHHLRDFMDPTMDNTKHILNYLMPIIDQVNPELHDFMQSAEVGTIFALSWLITWFGHVLSDFRHVVRLYDFFLACHPLMPIYFAAVIVLYREQEVLDCDCDMASVHHLLSQIPQDLPYETLISRAGDLFVQFPPSELAREAAAQQEAERTAASTFKDFELASAQQRPDMVLRQRFRGLLRPEARTKDVLTKPRTNRFVKLAVMGLTVALGAAALAVVKSALEWAPKFQLQLFP from the exons ATGGCCCTCCGGTCCTCAAAGGGCGACGGCTCCGCGGGCAGCTGGAACCGCGGCACCGGGAAGGCAG ACTTTAAtgccaaaaggaaaaagaaggtggCGGAAATACACCAGGCCCTGAACAGTGATCCCACCGACGTGGCCGCTCTCCGACGAATGGCTATCAGTGAAGGAGGCCTCCTGACTGATGAGATCAGGTGCCAAGTATGGCCCAAGCTCCTCAATGTCAACTCCAATGAGCCAGCACCTGAGTCAA GGAAGGATCTTCGACACATGAGCAAGGATTACCAGCAAGTGCTGCTAGATGTCAGGCGGTCTCTTCGGCGCTTCCCTCCTG GCATGCCAGATGAGCAGAGAGAAGGGCTTCAGGAAGAACTGATCGACATCATCCTCCTCATCTTGGATCGAAACCCTCAGCTCCACTACTACCAGGGCTACCATGATATAGTGGTCACTTTTCTGCTGGTGGTGGGCGAGAGGCTGGCAACATCTCTGGTAGAAAAATTATCTACTCACCACCTCAG GGATTTCATGGATCCCACAATGGACAACACCAAGCACATCCTAAATTATCTGATGCCCATCATTGACCAAGTGAACCCAGAACTCCATGACTTCATGCAGAG TGCTGAGGTGGGGACCATCTTTGCCCTCAGCTGGCTCATCACCTGGTTTGGGCACGTCCTGTCGGACTTCAGGCACGTTGTGCGGTTATACGACTTTTTCCTGGCCTGCCACCCACTCATGCCCATTTACTTTGCAGCTGTG ATTGTGCTGTACCGGGAGCAGGAAGTCCTGGACTGTGACTGTGACATGGCCTCTGTCCACCACCTGTTGTCCCAGATCCCTCAGGACCTGCCCTATGAGACACTCATCAGCAGAGCCGGAGACCTCTTTGTTCAGTTTCCCCCTTCGGAACTTGCAAGGGAGGCGGCTGCGCAGCAGGAGGCTGAAAG AACGGCAGCCTCTACTTTCAAAGACTTTGAGCTGGCCTCAGCGCAGCAGaggccagacatggtgctgcggCAGCGGTTTCGGGGACTTCTGCGGCCTGAGGCTCGTACGAAAGATGTCCTGACCAAACCAAGGACCAACCGCTTTGTGAAACTGGCAGTGATGGGGCTCACAGTGGCACTTGGAGCGGCGGCACTGGCGGTGGTGAAGAGTGCCCTGGAGTGGGCCCCCAAGTTCCAGCTGCAGCTGTTCCCCTAA
- the Tbc1d20 gene encoding TBC1 domain family member 20 isoform X2 has translation MALRSSKGDGSAGSWNRGTGKADFNAKRKKKVAEIHQALNSDPTDVAALRRMAISEGGLLTDEIRCQVWPKLLNVNSNEPAPESRKDLRHMSKDYQQVLLDVRRSLRRFPPGMPDEQREGLQEELIDIILLILDRNPQLHYYQGYHDIVVTFLLVVGERLATSLVEKLSTHHLRDFMDPTMDNTKHILNYLMPIIDQVNPELHDFMQSAEVGTIFALSWLITWFGHVLSDFRHVVRLYDFFLACHPLMPIYFAAVIPQDLPYETLISRAGDLFVQFPPSELAREAAAQQEAERTAASTFKDFELASAQQRPDMVLRQRFRGLLRPEARTKDVLTKPRTNRFVKLAVMGLTVALGAAALAVVKSALEWAPKFQLQLFP, from the exons ATGGCCCTCCGGTCCTCAAAGGGCGACGGCTCCGCGGGCAGCTGGAACCGCGGCACCGGGAAGGCAG ACTTTAAtgccaaaaggaaaaagaaggtggCGGAAATACACCAGGCCCTGAACAGTGATCCCACCGACGTGGCCGCTCTCCGACGAATGGCTATCAGTGAAGGAGGCCTCCTGACTGATGAGATCAGGTGCCAAGTATGGCCCAAGCTCCTCAATGTCAACTCCAATGAGCCAGCACCTGAGTCAA GGAAGGATCTTCGACACATGAGCAAGGATTACCAGCAAGTGCTGCTAGATGTCAGGCGGTCTCTTCGGCGCTTCCCTCCTG GCATGCCAGATGAGCAGAGAGAAGGGCTTCAGGAAGAACTGATCGACATCATCCTCCTCATCTTGGATCGAAACCCTCAGCTCCACTACTACCAGGGCTACCATGATATAGTGGTCACTTTTCTGCTGGTGGTGGGCGAGAGGCTGGCAACATCTCTGGTAGAAAAATTATCTACTCACCACCTCAG GGATTTCATGGATCCCACAATGGACAACACCAAGCACATCCTAAATTATCTGATGCCCATCATTGACCAAGTGAACCCAGAACTCCATGACTTCATGCAGAG TGCTGAGGTGGGGACCATCTTTGCCCTCAGCTGGCTCATCACCTGGTTTGGGCACGTCCTGTCGGACTTCAGGCACGTTGTGCGGTTATACGACTTTTTCCTGGCCTGCCACCCACTCATGCCCATTTACTTTGCAGCTGTG ATCCCTCAGGACCTGCCCTATGAGACACTCATCAGCAGAGCCGGAGACCTCTTTGTTCAGTTTCCCCCTTCGGAACTTGCAAGGGAGGCGGCTGCGCAGCAGGAGGCTGAAAG AACGGCAGCCTCTACTTTCAAAGACTTTGAGCTGGCCTCAGCGCAGCAGaggccagacatggtgctgcggCAGCGGTTTCGGGGACTTCTGCGGCCTGAGGCTCGTACGAAAGATGTCCTGACCAAACCAAGGACCAACCGCTTTGTGAAACTGGCAGTGATGGGGCTCACAGTGGCACTTGGAGCGGCGGCACTGGCGGTGGTGAAGAGTGCCCTGGAGTGGGCCCCCAAGTTCCAGCTGCAGCTGTTCCCCTAA